A part of Vulpes vulpes isolate BD-2025 chromosome 15, VulVul3, whole genome shotgun sequence genomic DNA contains:
- the LOC112919787 gene encoding olfactory receptor 4K1 — MAHTNESVVSEFVLLGLSNSWELQLFFFAIFSLVYVTSVLGNIMIIVIISSDSHLNSPMYFLLGNLSFIDICQSNFATPKMLMDFFVEHKTISFEGCMAQIFLLHSFVGSEMLLLVAMAYDRFIAICRPLHYSTIMNRSLCIIFVFISWAVGILHSISHLAFTVDLPFCGPNEVNSFFCDLPLVIELACMDTYEMEIMTLTNSGLISLGCFLALVISYTIILVTVRHRSSSGSSKALSTLTAHITVVILFFGPCIYFYIWPFSRLSVDKFLSVFYTVCTPLLNPIIYSLRNEDVKSAMRRLRNHHVNSWKN; from the coding sequence ATGGCTCATACAAATGAATCAGTGGTGTCTGAGTTTGTGCTTCTGGGACTTTCTAATTCTTGGGaacttcagcttttcttttttgccatctTTTCTTTAGTGTATGTGACATCAGTGCTGGGCAACATTATGATCATTGTTATAATTTCCTCTGATTCCCATTTGAACTCTCCTATGTATTTTCTGCTTGGTAACCTTTCTTTCATTGATATCTGCCAATCTAATTTTGCCACCCCCAAGATGCTTATGGACTTCTTTGTTGAACATAAGACTATCTCTTTTGAAGGCTGTATGGCCCAGATATTCCTTCTTCATAGTTTTGTTGGGAGTGAGATGCTGCTGCTTGTTGCTATGGCATATGATAGATTTATAGCCATCTGTAGGCCTCTACACTATAGCACAATTATGAATCGGAGCCTATgtataatttttgtgtttatttcctgGGCTGTGGGTATTCTTCATTCTATAAGTCACTTGGCTTTTACAGTGGATCTGCCATTCTGTGGCCCCAATGAGGTAAATAGCTTCTTTTGTGACCTTCCCCTGGTGATAGAGCTGGCTTGTATGGATACTTATGAAATGGAAATTATGACCCTAACTAACAGTGGCCTGATATCATTGGGCTGTTTTCTAGCTTTAGTTATTTCCTACACCATAATTTTGGTTACTGTTCGTCACCGGTCCTCTAGTGGGTCATCCAAGGCACTTTCTACATTAACTGCTCACATCACAGTAGTGATTCTTTTCTTTGGGCCTTGCATTTACTTCTATATATGGCCTTTTAGCAGACTTTCTGTGGATAAGTTCCTTTCTGTATTCTACACTGTCTGTACACCCTTGTTGAATCCCATCATCTACTCTCTAAGGAATGAGGATGTTAAATCAGCCATGCGAAGGCTGAGAAACCATCATGTAAACTCCTGGAAAAACTAG
- the LOC112919789 gene encoding olfactory receptor 4K15, whose product MNETNHSRVTAFVLLGLSNSRELQPFLFLIFSLLYLAILLGNFLIILTVTSDSRLHTPMYFLLANLSFIDICVASFATPKMIADFLVEHKTISFDACLAQIFFVHLFTGSEMVLLVSMAYDRYVAICKPLHYMTIMSRRVCIILVLISWFVGFIHTTSQLAFTVNLPFCGPNEVDSFFCDLPLVTKLACIDTYVVSLLIVADSGFLSMSSFLLLVVSYTVILITVRNRSSASMAKARSTLTAHITVVTLFFGPCIFIYVWPFSNYSVDKVLAVFYTIFTPILNPVIYTLRNKEVKTAMTKLKSQYLKPGQVSTVIRNVLFLETK is encoded by the coding sequence ATGAATGAGACAAATCATTCCCGGGTGACGGCGTTTGTGTTGCTGGGACTCTCTAATTCCCGGGAACTCCAACCTTTCTTGTTCCTCATATTTTCACTACTTTACCTAGCAATACTGCTGGGAAACTTTCTTATCATCCTTACTGTAACCTCAGATTCCCGCCttcacacccccatgtactttcTGCTTGCGAACCTCTCTTTTATAGATATATGCGTTGCCTCTTTTGCTACTCCCAAAATGATTGCAGACTTTCTGGTTGAGCACAAGACTATTTCTTTtgatgcctgcctggctcagatTTTCTTTGTCCATCTTTTCACTGGCAGTGAAATGGTGCTCCTTGTATCCATGGCTTATGACCGTTATGTAGCTATATGCAAACCTCTCCACTACATGACAATCATGAGCCGTCGTGTTTGTATTATTCTTGTTCTCATCTCCTGGTTTGTGGGTTTCATCCACACTACTAGTCAGTTGGCATTTACTGTTAACTTGCCTTTTTGTGGCCCCAATGAGGTAGATAGTTTTTTCTGTGACCTCCCCCTAGTGACCAAGCTGGCCTGCATAGACACTTATGTTGTCAGCCTACTTATAGTTGCAGACAGTGGCTTTCTTTCTATGAGTTCCTTTCTCCTTTTGGTTGTCTCCTACACTGTGATACTTATCACAGTTAGGAACCGCTCCTCTGCTAGCATGGCAAAGGCCCGCTCCACATTGACTGCTCACATTACTGTGGTCACACTCTTCTTTGGACCATGCATCTTCATCTATGTGTGGCCCTTCAGTAATTATTCTGTTGACAAAGTCCTTGCTGTATTTTACACCATATTTACTCCTATTTTAAACCCAGTTATCTATACTCTAAGGAACAAAGAAGTGAAGACAGCTATGACGAAACTGAAGAGTCAGTATCTGAAGCCTGGCCAGGTTTCTACAGTCATAAGAAATGTTCTTTTCCTGGAAACAAAGTAA